A stretch of Cucumis sativus cultivar 9930 chromosome 2, Cucumber_9930_V3, whole genome shotgun sequence DNA encodes these proteins:
- the LOC101207482 gene encoding VIN3-like protein 1 isoform X1 codes for MDLEEKFMSRVSGVQSLSSSVRSTPDKNGHSDDVTKSPELLQKLLKLGPKKEPLRTLADKEKKTLAPTRSKMTELRRINNKAIKKQDTKKVASSVNNQSSSRKQLRKSENPSRLPIVTDQSSDFGHSSSWICKNSACKAVLSIDDTFCKRCSCCICHLYDDNKDPSLWLVCSTESGGDSCGLSCHIECAIQREKVGVVDLGQLMQLDGSYCCASCGKVTGILGCWKKQLITARDARRVDVLCYRIYMSYRLLDGTSRFKEMHEIMKDAKVKLEAEVGPLNGISAKMARAIVSRLSVASDVQSLCSLGIEKSEKWLASASNANPNYREDSLPAACKFLFEEISSSSVVIILVELSSASSNGVKGYKLWYEKSREELHTKDPICVFPRSQRRIMISNLKPCTEYTFRIISYTDNGDLGHSEARCFTKSVEIISKNLKLADSSNCKREHTTHIEGSSCSKMGPDNTKVVGSASQFKVRDLEKILHLPCDQDQGCNEGFCSADAEKCCGVGKVVKPKTPEEQLPPVSRDLDLNVVSVPDLNEEVTPPFESSRDEDDGCTLQQVVEADDDAASHDKEKNGLVRSHGSGDSQTWTWTGGRRGDASAVDSGVALCRKRGTSSNEEIHDCDSTLINGSPFRNSNGSCCLDENFEYCVKIIRWLECEGYIKQEFRLKLLTWYSLRSTERERRVVNSFIQTLIDDPSSLAGQLFDSFSDIISCKRLRS; via the exons atggatttagaagaaaaattcatGTCCAGAG TTTCTGGTGTTCAAAGCCTTTCTTCAAGCGTTCGAAGCACTCCGGACAAGAATGGGCATTCCGATGATGTCACTAAAAGTCCAGAGCTTCTCCAAAAATTACTGAAATTGGGTCCAAAAAAGGAGCCTCTCCGAACCCTTGCTGACAAGGAGAAGAAAACTTTGGCACCGACTAGAAGCAAAATGACAGAACTGCGACGGATAAACAACAAGGCAATTAAGAAGCAAGACACAAAAAAGGTTGCATCTAGCGTCAACAATCAATCTTCATCAAGAAAGCAACTTAGAAAGTCGGAAAATCCTTCTCGTCTACCCATAGTTACCGATCAGTCTTCTGATTTTGGTCATTCTAGTTCCTGGATTTGTAAAAATTCGGCTTGTAAAGCTGTTCTTTCAATTGATGACACTTTTTGCAAGAGATGCTCTTGCTGCATTTGTCACCTGTACGATGACAACAAGGACCCTAGTCTTTGGCTAGTATGCTCTACCGAATCTGGTGGAGACTCATGTGGGTTATCTTGTCACATTGAGTGTGCTATTCAACGTGAAAAGGTTGGGGTTGTTGATCTTGGGCAATTGATGCAACTTGATGGCAGCTATTGTTGTGCTTCATGCGGTAAAGTCACTGGGATACTTGG ATGTTGGAAGAAGCAGCTGATTACAGCAAGGGATGCCCGACGGGTCGATGTACTTTGTTATAGGATCTACATGAGTTACAGGCTCTTGGATGGGACTTCGAGGTTTAAAGAAATGCATGAAATTATGAAGGATGCTAAGGTCAAGTTAGAAGCTGAAGTTGGTCCGTTGAATGGTATTTCAGCCAAGATGGCACGTGCTATAGTCAGTAGACTCTCTGTGGCAAGCGATGTACAGTCACTTTGCTCGTTGGGCATCGAAAAGTCAGAGAAATGGCTGGCCAGTGCTTCTAATGCAAATCCAAATTACAGAg AGGATTCTCTTCCAGCTGCTTGTAAGTTTTTGTTCGAAGAGATATCATCTTCATCTGTTGTAATAATTCTTGTTGAGCTATCTAGTGCATCATCAAACGGTGTTAAAGGATACAAACTCTGGTATGAAAAAAGTAGAGAAGAGTTGCACACGAAGGATCCCATTTGTGTATTTCCAAGATCTCAAAGGCGAATTATGATATCAAACCTGAAACCATGCACGGAATACACCTTTAGAATTATTTCATATACAGATAATGGCGACTTGGGTCACTCAGAAGCAAGGTGTTTTACCAAGAGTGTGGAGataatttccaaaaatttgaaactggCAGACAGTTCAAATTGCAAAAGAGAGCACACCACTCACATTGAAGGAAGTTCTTGTAGCAAGATGGGGCCTGACAATACCAAAGTCGTTGGGTCGGCTTCTCAGTTCAAGGTTCGAGACCTTGAAAAGATACTTCATCTTCCTTGTGATCAAGATCAGGGGTGTAACGAAGGGTTTTGCAGTGCTGATGCTGAAAAATGCTGTGGAGTAGGCAAGGTGGTCAAACCCAAAACCCCGGAAGAACAGTTGCCTCCCGTTTCCCGAGACCTTGACTTGAATGTAGTCTCTGTGCCTGATTTGAACGAAGAAGTAACTCCTCCGTTCGAGTCGTCAAGGGATGAAGACGATGGATGCACGTTGCAGCAGGTGGTCGAGGCAGATGACGATGCTGCTTCTCATGACAAAGAGAAGAATGGTTTGGTGAGATCTCACGGTAGCGGTGACTCCCAGACTTGGACATGGACAGGCGGGAGGAGAGGGGATGCGTCTGCTGTTGATTCTGGGGTGGCATTGTGCAGGAAAAGAGGTACCAGCTCAAATGAAGAGATTCATGATTGTGATAGCACTCTGATAAATGGATCTCCATTCCGTAATTCCAATGGTTCTTGCTGTTTGGATGAGAATTTTGAATATTGTGTAAAGATAATCAGGTGGCTAGAATGTGAAGGATATATAAAGCAAGAATTCAGATTGAAATTGTTAACATGGTATAGCTTGAGATCAACCGAGCGCGAACGACGGGTAGTTAACTCCTTTATCCAAACCCTCATTGATGATCCTAGCAGCCTCGCCGGACAGTTGTTTGATTCATTTTCTGATATTATTTCCTGCAAGAGGCTGCGAAGCTGA
- the LOC101207482 gene encoding VIN3-like protein 1 isoform X2: MTELRRINNKAIKKQDTKKVASSVNNQSSSRKQLRKSENPSRLPIVTDQSSDFGHSSSWICKNSACKAVLSIDDTFCKRCSCCICHLYDDNKDPSLWLVCSTESGGDSCGLSCHIECAIQREKVGVVDLGQLMQLDGSYCCASCGKVTGILGCWKKQLITARDARRVDVLCYRIYMSYRLLDGTSRFKEMHEIMKDAKVKLEAEVGPLNGISAKMARAIVSRLSVASDVQSLCSLGIEKSEKWLASASNANPNYREDSLPAACKFLFEEISSSSVVIILVELSSASSNGVKGYKLWYEKSREELHTKDPICVFPRSQRRIMISNLKPCTEYTFRIISYTDNGDLGHSEARCFTKSVEIISKNLKLADSSNCKREHTTHIEGSSCSKMGPDNTKVVGSASQFKVRDLEKILHLPCDQDQGCNEGFCSADAEKCCGVGKVVKPKTPEEQLPPVSRDLDLNVVSVPDLNEEVTPPFESSRDEDDGCTLQQVVEADDDAASHDKEKNGLVRSHGSGDSQTWTWTGGRRGDASAVDSGVALCRKRGTSSNEEIHDCDSTLINGSPFRNSNGSCCLDENFEYCVKIIRWLECEGYIKQEFRLKLLTWYSLRSTERERRVVNSFIQTLIDDPSSLAGQLFDSFSDIISCKRLRS, translated from the exons ATGACAGAACTGCGACGGATAAACAACAAGGCAATTAAGAAGCAAGACACAAAAAAGGTTGCATCTAGCGTCAACAATCAATCTTCATCAAGAAAGCAACTTAGAAAGTCGGAAAATCCTTCTCGTCTACCCATAGTTACCGATCAGTCTTCTGATTTTGGTCATTCTAGTTCCTGGATTTGTAAAAATTCGGCTTGTAAAGCTGTTCTTTCAATTGATGACACTTTTTGCAAGAGATGCTCTTGCTGCATTTGTCACCTGTACGATGACAACAAGGACCCTAGTCTTTGGCTAGTATGCTCTACCGAATCTGGTGGAGACTCATGTGGGTTATCTTGTCACATTGAGTGTGCTATTCAACGTGAAAAGGTTGGGGTTGTTGATCTTGGGCAATTGATGCAACTTGATGGCAGCTATTGTTGTGCTTCATGCGGTAAAGTCACTGGGATACTTGG ATGTTGGAAGAAGCAGCTGATTACAGCAAGGGATGCCCGACGGGTCGATGTACTTTGTTATAGGATCTACATGAGTTACAGGCTCTTGGATGGGACTTCGAGGTTTAAAGAAATGCATGAAATTATGAAGGATGCTAAGGTCAAGTTAGAAGCTGAAGTTGGTCCGTTGAATGGTATTTCAGCCAAGATGGCACGTGCTATAGTCAGTAGACTCTCTGTGGCAAGCGATGTACAGTCACTTTGCTCGTTGGGCATCGAAAAGTCAGAGAAATGGCTGGCCAGTGCTTCTAATGCAAATCCAAATTACAGAg AGGATTCTCTTCCAGCTGCTTGTAAGTTTTTGTTCGAAGAGATATCATCTTCATCTGTTGTAATAATTCTTGTTGAGCTATCTAGTGCATCATCAAACGGTGTTAAAGGATACAAACTCTGGTATGAAAAAAGTAGAGAAGAGTTGCACACGAAGGATCCCATTTGTGTATTTCCAAGATCTCAAAGGCGAATTATGATATCAAACCTGAAACCATGCACGGAATACACCTTTAGAATTATTTCATATACAGATAATGGCGACTTGGGTCACTCAGAAGCAAGGTGTTTTACCAAGAGTGTGGAGataatttccaaaaatttgaaactggCAGACAGTTCAAATTGCAAAAGAGAGCACACCACTCACATTGAAGGAAGTTCTTGTAGCAAGATGGGGCCTGACAATACCAAAGTCGTTGGGTCGGCTTCTCAGTTCAAGGTTCGAGACCTTGAAAAGATACTTCATCTTCCTTGTGATCAAGATCAGGGGTGTAACGAAGGGTTTTGCAGTGCTGATGCTGAAAAATGCTGTGGAGTAGGCAAGGTGGTCAAACCCAAAACCCCGGAAGAACAGTTGCCTCCCGTTTCCCGAGACCTTGACTTGAATGTAGTCTCTGTGCCTGATTTGAACGAAGAAGTAACTCCTCCGTTCGAGTCGTCAAGGGATGAAGACGATGGATGCACGTTGCAGCAGGTGGTCGAGGCAGATGACGATGCTGCTTCTCATGACAAAGAGAAGAATGGTTTGGTGAGATCTCACGGTAGCGGTGACTCCCAGACTTGGACATGGACAGGCGGGAGGAGAGGGGATGCGTCTGCTGTTGATTCTGGGGTGGCATTGTGCAGGAAAAGAGGTACCAGCTCAAATGAAGAGATTCATGATTGTGATAGCACTCTGATAAATGGATCTCCATTCCGTAATTCCAATGGTTCTTGCTGTTTGGATGAGAATTTTGAATATTGTGTAAAGATAATCAGGTGGCTAGAATGTGAAGGATATATAAAGCAAGAATTCAGATTGAAATTGTTAACATGGTATAGCTTGAGATCAACCGAGCGCGAACGACGGGTAGTTAACTCCTTTATCCAAACCCTCATTGATGATCCTAGCAGCCTCGCCGGACAGTTGTTTGATTCATTTTCTGATATTATTTCCTGCAAGAGGCTGCGAAGCTGA